The following are from one region of the Hyalangium gracile genome:
- a CDS encoding serine/threonine-protein kinase: MGKKRPELEVDPLFLPVGTRVGPWRVQGWRGRGAYGTLYRVERVGQQAAGSFALKLATHARDERFEREAWLLSRIQSPYVPRLHEQGVWAHPSGAFPYVVMGWVEGESLYEWAERRNPTWRQAARLLAQVARALEATHAVGGLHRDVKGENVLVRPADGRAFLTDFGAGHYRGAATLTTKLLPPGTPAYRSPEARGFLRVFLRHPTAHYPASTCDDLFALGVMAHRLVTDEYPPSTHPEESGSEVWSASGSGPRPPRELNPRVSPALDALILRLLAIAPEERFGGRAGEAAEALELVAESAEAEAAGPLFSWGNGHLPRWRAPESVRRAEALDAAAREQALREEEARSGARAHREQAPPWAWGPVWGVEMAVALLGLLLAGGSGAWLYRGQELAGTASTRAAPRGERVAVADSVIPAATLAPMLSHDMPSVIGLPLPEKPFPGQRTPPCNRHGEVELRGGCWYLLGNAPAPCKEDAYDWKGACYLPSYPPRRPSASQLP, from the coding sequence ATGGGGAAGAAGCGCCCCGAGCTGGAGGTGGACCCGCTCTTCCTGCCCGTGGGAACACGGGTGGGGCCGTGGCGGGTGCAAGGCTGGAGAGGTCGAGGCGCCTACGGCACCCTCTACCGCGTGGAGCGGGTGGGCCAGCAAGCAGCTGGCTCGTTCGCGCTCAAGCTGGCCACCCATGCTCGGGATGAACGCTTCGAGCGCGAGGCCTGGCTGCTGTCTCGCATCCAGAGCCCTTACGTGCCACGGCTTCACGAACAGGGCGTATGGGCACACCCCAGCGGAGCCTTTCCGTACGTGGTGATGGGCTGGGTGGAGGGCGAGTCGCTGTACGAGTGGGCCGAGAGGCGCAACCCGACGTGGCGTCAGGCGGCGAGGCTGTTGGCCCAGGTGGCGCGGGCGCTGGAGGCCACGCATGCGGTGGGGGGCCTGCACCGGGATGTGAAGGGTGAAAACGTCCTGGTGCGGCCCGCGGATGGGCGGGCCTTCCTCACGGACTTTGGTGCGGGGCACTACCGAGGTGCGGCCACGCTCACCACGAAGTTGCTGCCTCCAGGCACGCCCGCCTACCGCAGCCCCGAGGCGCGGGGCTTTCTCCGCGTCTTCCTGCGCCACCCCACCGCGCACTATCCGGCGAGCACGTGTGATGACTTGTTCGCCCTGGGAGTCATGGCCCACCGGCTGGTGACGGACGAGTACCCGCCGTCCACCCATCCCGAGGAGAGCGGCTCCGAGGTGTGGAGCGCGAGTGGGTCAGGGCCGCGTCCGCCGCGCGAGCTCAACCCGCGCGTCAGCCCCGCGCTGGACGCGCTCATCCTGAGGTTGCTGGCCATCGCCCCCGAGGAGCGATTTGGGGGCAGAGCGGGGGAGGCCGCAGAGGCGCTGGAGCTGGTGGCGGAGAGTGCGGAGGCGGAGGCGGCGGGCCCGCTGTTCTCCTGGGGGAATGGGCACCTCCCACGCTGGCGGGCTCCCGAGAGTGTGCGGCGAGCCGAGGCACTGGACGCCGCTGCGAGGGAGCAGGCGCTTCGCGAGGAGGAGGCGCGGAGTGGCGCCAGGGCTCACCGTGAACAGGCTCCGCCATGGGCTTGGGGACCGGTATGGGGAGTGGAGATGGCGGTAGCCCTTCTGGGGTTGCTGCTCGCGGGGGGCTCCGGGGCCTGGCTGTACCGCGGGCAGGAGCTGGCCGGGACCGCTTCAACCCGTGCGGCCCCGAGGGGAGAGCGTGTGGCAGTGGCCGACAGCGTGATACCCGCCGCGACGCTCGCCCCCATGCTCAGTCACGACATGCCATCGGTCATCGGGTTGCCGCTGCCCGAGAAGCCCTTTCCCGGTCAGCGCACGCCTCCGTGCAACAGGCATGGTGAGGTGGAGCTTCGTGGCGGGTGCTGGTACCTGCTGGGCAACGCCCCTGCGCCGTGCAAGGAGGACGCGTACGACTGGAAGGGAGCTTGTTACCTCCCTTCTTATCCTCCCCGGCGCCCGTCTGCGTCGCAGCTCCCGTGA
- a CDS encoding DUF2019 domain-containing protein: protein MKLEELVEQFAENVAAQTDAIWRGDARTGNKHARKCGAAFDKLRAQGDAGRDALAVLLKHPRMDVRVAAAAFLLRHRTAEAKAVLQEAAKGEGMVPFEAQQALLRWEEGTWALDPA, encoded by the coding sequence ATGAAGCTGGAGGAACTCGTCGAACAATTCGCAGAGAACGTCGCTGCCCAGACCGATGCCATCTGGAGGGGAGACGCCAGGACCGGAAACAAGCATGCCCGGAAGTGCGGTGCCGCGTTCGACAAGCTCCGGGCCCAGGGCGATGCAGGGCGAGATGCACTGGCTGTTCTTCTGAAACACCCGCGCATGGATGTCCGGGTCGCTGCGGCAGCATTCCTGCTCCGCCATCGCACGGCGGAGGCCAAGGCGGTCCTGCAAGAAGCCGCCAAGGGCGAGGGCATGGTCCCCTTCGAGGCGCAGCAAGCCTTGCTGCGGTGGGAGGAAGGCACCTGGGCCCTTGACCCGGCGTAG
- a CDS encoding helix-hairpin-helix domain-containing protein, whose translation MPNPETEDSLPSIGKPATRALANIGITRLSQVARLSKAELGELHGVGPKAIGILEKALAARGKAFAGSR comes from the coding sequence ATGCCGAACCCAGAGACCGAGGACAGCCTCCCCAGTATCGGCAAGCCAGCGACCCGAGCCCTGGCAAACATCGGCATCACGCGGTTGAGCCAGGTGGCCCGACTGAGCAAGGCAGAGCTGGGCGAGCTCCACGGAGTGGGGCCGAAGGCGATAGGCATTCTCGAGAAGGCCCTCGCGGCTCGTGGCAAGGCCTTCGCTGGCTCCAGGTAG